In Tsuneonella dongtanensis, a single window of DNA contains:
- a CDS encoding energy transducer TonB, with amino-acid sequence MLAIYLTALAAATAGAGEMQEGVEPRPAPPPIRVAPAPPPPKRPEGPNLPPTPRYGLSSTPMYGDIPRESRERERKGTTEVELAISKWGRVADCRVVESSGDADLDAAACTAFATRAQFWPATDASGQDTAGIWRQKMDWSSMAPPMVRAVPSPATFVPTGRSETFPRPPVQQKFGWARVLEADWPEGARDSKREGTTKVSFEVDPEGKPAACQVIDSSGHPDLDARSCVIVGERGMFKPALAADGTPTRGRVTQEVIWRVPTKSGASTARSSIPIRRSPITLPAMLLKPGRVAMTLETTEGGKVENCKVSGEGPAVSIANPIEKLCEDVKTRGIRAPLSDKTPLPETIEVEITIRTTPKGR; translated from the coding sequence GGGCGAAATGCAGGAGGGGGTGGAGCCACGCCCCGCGCCTCCGCCGATCCGGGTAGCCCCCGCGCCGCCTCCACCGAAGCGGCCCGAGGGGCCAAACCTGCCGCCAACGCCGCGCTACGGCCTTTCGAGCACCCCGATGTACGGTGACATCCCGCGGGAATCGCGCGAGCGCGAGCGCAAAGGCACGACAGAGGTCGAGCTCGCGATTTCGAAGTGGGGGCGCGTCGCCGATTGCCGAGTCGTCGAAAGCAGCGGTGACGCCGATCTCGATGCGGCCGCGTGCACCGCCTTCGCGACGCGTGCCCAGTTCTGGCCCGCGACCGATGCGTCGGGGCAGGATACGGCAGGAATCTGGCGGCAGAAGATGGACTGGTCCTCGATGGCGCCGCCGATGGTCCGGGCTGTGCCGTCTCCGGCAACGTTCGTACCGACCGGCCGCAGCGAGACATTCCCGCGCCCGCCGGTGCAGCAGAAGTTCGGGTGGGCGCGGGTCCTCGAGGCCGACTGGCCCGAGGGCGCGCGCGACTCGAAGCGCGAGGGCACGACCAAGGTCTCATTCGAAGTCGATCCGGAAGGCAAGCCGGCGGCGTGCCAGGTAATCGATTCGAGCGGTCATCCCGATCTCGACGCCAGAAGCTGCGTGATCGTGGGCGAGCGGGGGATGTTCAAGCCCGCACTGGCGGCCGACGGCACGCCCACGCGGGGAAGGGTCACTCAGGAAGTGATCTGGAGGGTGCCCACGAAAAGCGGCGCCTCGACCGCCCGATCATCTATCCCGATCCGGAGATCGCCGATCACCTTGCCGGCGATGCTCCTGAAGCCGGGCCGGGTCGCGATGACACTCGAGACAACGGAGGGCGGCAAGGTCGAGAACTGCAAGGTCAGCGGCGAGGGACCCGCTGTGTCGATCGCCAATCCCATCGAGAAACTCTGTGAGGATGTGAAGACGCGCGGCATCCGTGCGCCACTTTCCGACAAGACCCCGCTACCCGAGACGATCGAAGTCGAAATCACCATACGAACCACGCCGAAGGGTCGATAA